The sequence GGCACAGGTCGGGCAGGGGTCGCCGGGGCGCACCTCGGCGGCCTCGACCGTGCCGTCGGGGTCGAAGTCCCGGCCGCACACCACGTTTGTGGCGTGCCGGCCCGGCTCGTTCGCGCCGGTCAGCCAGGCGGTACCCGGCGCGACCCGGGGGTCGACCAGGTAGCGCACGCCGAGCTTGGCGAAGACCTGCGGCCCGAGGTAGCCACGGACCAGCTCGGGGTGCTCGTCCCAGGCGTCGAAGACGTCCACGGCGGCCGGCGCCAGCGCGGCGGCGAGCCGCTTCAGGTCCACCTCCCGATCGCCGGGCACCCCGACCACCAGCGGCTCGGCCGTCTCGGCACCCGGCCGGCGGACGGTCAGCACCACGTTCTTCAGGGTGTCGGCGGCCGTCCAGTCGTCCCGGCCGGCGAGCCGGCGATCGTTGGCCAGCGCGACCAGGCTGGCGATGGTCGGCGTCTCGGGGGTGTCGTGCACCTCGGTCGCCGGTCGGGCCTGCGGATCGCCGGCCGACGGGGCGGGCGTGGTGACCGCCTCGGTGTTGGCCGCGTAGTCACAGTCGGTGCACCCCACGTAGGCGTCCTCACCGACCGGCGTGGTGGCCAGGAACTCCTCCGACGCCGAGCCGCCCATCGCCCCCGACACGGCGTGCACCACGGTGTAGTCCAGGCCCAACCGGTCGAAGATCCGCCGGTAGCCGTCCCGGTGCCGCTCGTACGCCGCCCGCAGGCCCGCCTCGTCCAGGTCGAACGAGTAGGCGTCCTTCATCAGGAACTCGCGCCCGCGCAGCAGTCCGGCACGAGGGCGGGTCTCGTCGCGGAACTTGGTCTGGATCTGGAACAACGTGACCGGAAAGTCGCGGTACGAGGTGAACAGGTCCTTCACCAGCAGCGCGGCCAACTCCTCGTGGGTGGGCGCGAGCAGATGCTCGGCGCCCCGCCGGTCGGCCAGGGTGAAGATGTCGTCGCCGTACTCGGTCCATCGGCCGCTGGTGCGGTACGGCTCGGCCGGCAGCAGCGCCGGGAAGTGCACCTCCTGGTCGCCGATCGCGGTCAGCTCGGCCCGGACGATCTCGCTGATCCGGTCCAGCACCAGTTTGCCCAGCGGCAGCCAGGTGTAGCCGCCCGGTGCGGCCCGGCGGATGTAGCCGGCGCGCAGCAGCAGCCGGTGGCTCGGCACCTCGGCGTCGGCCGGGTCCTCGCGCAGGGTCCGGATCAGCGATGTCGACATGCGCAGCAGCATTGCCGCAGCGTACGACCGACGACTGTCGGTAGGCGATCCCATTAGGCCGGTGTCCGGGTTACTGAATCTTGGTACGAAAGTGCCCTCGGGTGGGCGCTTTTGTACCAAGATCTACGCGAGGATGGGCGCATGATGCGGGCGGCTGGTGGGTTGTTGCTGGATTTCGGAGGGGTGTTGGCGGATGCGCCGGCCGGTGGGGCGGCGGCTCCGGAGATGGTGCGGCGGGTCGCCGAGGTGGTCGGTGGGGACGTCTCCGAGGAGCGGATCACGGCCGACCTGATCGAGGGCGCGCGGGCGTACTCGCTGTGGCGGGACGAGATCAGCGCCTCGGCGGAGCCGATCGAGCTGCCGCACAACCGGGTGTGGGCCGACTTCGTCACCCAGGGCTGGCCCGAGGCGGCGCGGGCCGCCGTCGAGCGGGAGGCCACTCCCCTGGCGTACGCCTGGACGTGGCGCATCGAGTGGGAGGTGCGACCCGGCATCCCCGAGGCCCTCCGGGCTGCCGCCGACGCGGGAGTGCCGATGGCCATCGTGAGCAACACTCTCTGCGGTGCCGCCCATCGTGACTTTCTCGCCGCCGTCGGGCTCTCCGGGTTCTTCGAGGTCGAGTTCTACAGCGACGAGACGGGGCTGCGTAAACCCAATCCGCGCTTCGCGCAGCTGGCCGCCGACGCGATCGGCGTACCGATCGGCAAGTGCTGGTTCGTCGGTGACAGCCTGCACCGGGACATCGCCTGTGCGCGGCGGGCCGGCACCGGGGCGGCCGTGCTGATGCGCTCGCCCCGCACCGACCGGGAACCGGAGCGCCCCGAGGTGTCGCCGGATGCCCGGATCGAGGACGGGCACGGGCTGCTCGACCTGCTCCGCCGCAGCCAGGTGGCGGATCGGGCAGGCTGACGGCGCATCCTAACCACCCGGCGACCGGCCAACTCGTCCTTGGGTGAACCGCTGCCGGTGCCCATCGCGGAGCCCTACGTTCCGGGGGAACCACCCCGCCGAGCGCAGGGAGCAGTCCGTTGTTCGATGACGTGCGGCAGATCGACGCCGGTCTCCTCGACGTCGGATACGTCGACGCCGGTCCGCCGGACGGTCCGGTCGTGCTTCTGCTGCACGGCTGGCCGTACGACATCCACAGCTTCGCCGCCGCGACACCGCTGCTGACGGCGGCCGGTCACCGGGTGCTGGTCCCGTACGCCCGAGGTCACGGCAGCACCCGGCTCCGCTCCGCCGACCCACGACCTGTTCCGGCTGGACCCGGAGGGCGGCCCGACCCCGCGTGAGCTGTTCCAGCGGTTCGTGGCGTGGGGCCCGTACCGTCGCCCGGCTGTCGCCCTGCCGCCCGCCTGCACCGGCCGCTGCCGCGCCACCTAGGTACGGCCGGAGCGGGCCACCCGGAAACCCACGTCGTCGACGGTGAACGTCGGATGGCTGCGGCGGCGTACCGACGCCCGGCAGCTCCAGTGCTCGTCGAACCAGCCGCCGCCGCGCAGCACCCGGTAGCTGCCGTAGACCTCCGCGTCGTAGACGTCCCAGCACCAGTCCCACACGTTGCCCAACATGTCGTACAGTCCCCAGGCGTTGGGCTGCCGTCCGCCCACCTCGTGCGGGCGTCCGCCGGAGTTGTCGCGGTACCAGGCGATCTCGTCCAGCGGCCCGTAGCGCGGCCCGGTGGTGCCGGCCCGGCAGGCGTACTCCCATTCGGCCTCGGTGGGCAGCCGGTACCCGTCGGCGGAGTCGACCCACCCGACGT is a genomic window of Micromonospora tarapacensis containing:
- a CDS encoding formylglycine-generating enzyme family protein, which produces MISIPAGRVTLSDRRTQRRWSVEVEAYQIAAFAVTQAEYALITGARPSAARGDRLPVESVSWWDAIRYCNARSQREGLRPAYRLDSENGEDVGWVDSADGYRLPTEAEWEYACRAGTTGPRYGPLDEIAWYRDNSGGRPHEVGGRQPNAWGLYDMLGNVWDWCWDVYDAEVYGSYRVLRGGGWFDEHWSCRASVRRRSHPTFTVDDVGFRVARSGRT
- a CDS encoding alpha/beta fold hydrolase, which produces MFDDVRQIDAGLLDVGYVDAGPPDGPVVLLLHGWPYDIHSFAAATPLLTAAGHRVLVPYARGHGSTRLRSADPRPVPAGPGGRPDPA
- a CDS encoding proline--tRNA ligase, which codes for MLLRMSTSLIRTLREDPADAEVPSHRLLLRAGYIRRAAPGGYTWLPLGKLVLDRISEIVRAELTAIGDQEVHFPALLPAEPYRTSGRWTEYGDDIFTLADRRGAEHLLAPTHEELAALLVKDLFTSYRDFPVTLFQIQTKFRDETRPRAGLLRGREFLMKDAYSFDLDEAGLRAAYERHRDGYRRIFDRLGLDYTVVHAVSGAMGGSASEEFLATTPVGEDAYVGCTDCDYAANTEAVTTPAPSAGDPQARPATEVHDTPETPTIASLVALANDRRLAGRDDWTAADTLKNVVLTVRRPGAETAEPLVVGVPGDREVDLKRLAAALAPAAVDVFDAWDEHPELVRGYLGPQVFAKLGVRYLVDPRVAPGTAWLTGANEPGRHATNVVCGRDFDPDGTVEAAEVRPGDPCPTCATGRLTMRRGIEIGHIFQLGRRYTDAFAVDVLGPQGKPVRPTMGCYGIGVSRAVAAIAEQHHDERGLVWPESVAPADVHLVAAGKGPQVEAALDLGARLSAAGLRVLVDDRAGVSAGVKFTDAELIGIPRAVVVGRRLVDGYVELRDRATGEHTDLPVEDLAERLLDGVRGNVV
- a CDS encoding HAD family hydrolase, whose product is MMRAAGGLLLDFGGVLADAPAGGAAAPEMVRRVAEVVGGDVSEERITADLIEGARAYSLWRDEISASAEPIELPHNRVWADFVTQGWPEAARAAVEREATPLAYAWTWRIEWEVRPGIPEALRAAADAGVPMAIVSNTLCGAAHRDFLAAVGLSGFFEVEFYSDETGLRKPNPRFAQLAADAIGVPIGKCWFVGDSLHRDIACARRAGTGAAVLMRSPRTDREPERPEVSPDARIEDGHGLLDLLRRSQVADRAG